TTGGTTGCTGGAAACGCCGTCGAATCGATTGCCAAATCCAATAACTCCAGACTCCGTAGTTAGCCAAAGCGAACAAAACAAACAGAGAGGAATTACTACCCAAAGGCAAGTAAAACCACTGCAAATCTGCCAAATCTTCCGTCACTTTCGCATCAAATACTTCGGGAACTAGATAGGGAAATACAATGCTAGGAGAAAACCAAGAAAACCCATCCGAGATATTATTGCGTATGAAATAAGAACCATCAGGTAATGACCAGTTCAGGAGCCACAGAGAAGCGATCGCCAAACCGCCTCCCAACCAAGCTTGCAAACTACCGGAAGTTCCAAGCAAGCTAAACAAATGGGCAGCACTATAAAAAAAACAGCAACCCCCTATAAGAATTAGATAGAACACCAAAATCCACCCCAAAGAAATTTGGGCGGATAATCCCGAGAAAATATGGAAAGGCAAGGCACATGCCAAAAACAGATAAAGCAGAATAGGAACTCCCAACATCTTCCCGGTTAAAATCGTCGCGGTCGATCGCGGCGTTAAACGTAAAAAATCAAGCGTTCCCCGACGTTCTTCTCGATTTAAATTGTTAATAAGCATATACGTACCAACACCGATCGAAATAAAAATAACGATGGTACTTTCTGCGAAAAACATATCTTGCCACCATTCCACCCAGTCAATTAGATAATTGCCAGCCGCATCTTGTAAGCATTTGCCCTGACCGGTTTCCTGCAAGCAATATTGGGTTTGCCCAGGAGAACTTTCGCTGGGTAAAGTACCAAAAAAACCTAACCATACAATAAATTGACCCAACAGAGAAGCAGCAACGGTAATACCGACATTGCGAACGGTCAGTCGCTCTTTCAGTTCCCGAAATAACTGCGGATTCCAGTTACTAAAACGATCGAAAGCTGTATATAACATGGTAGTTCGTAGAAATCCATAAACTAACAACAAAATTCGCTTCTAGGAAGCTTGTTTGTGACCGAGTTTGAGAAAAATAGTTTCCAAATTTTCCGAAGTAGGGGAAAACTCTCTTAGCGGAATCTTGGCTTGTACCAAAGTTCGCAACAAATCGGCACTATCTTCTGGCGTTCCGGAAAAATTAACCCGCAAACAACCGTTGCCGTCTGCTTCTTCCCACCCCTCTACTTGGGGATGATTTTTCAGTTCGCTTTTGAGAGCGTCGATATTTCCTAAAGTAGCAATACGAATTTGCTGGTGGCTTAACCGTTGGTACAGTTGCTGAAGTGTCGTACTTTCCACCAAATATCCCATTTCCATAATACCCACAGAAGTACAAAGTTCCGCTAGGTCGCTGAGAACGTGGGAAGAAATGAGAATGGTCATGCCGGCTTCTCGCAACCATTTGATAATGTCGCGAAATTGCATCCTGGCGATGGGGTCAAGACCGGAAACCGGTTCGTCTAGCAACAACAGAATGGGTTCGTGAATGATGGTTCGCGCCAGGCTGAGTCGCTGTTTCATTCCCCGCGACAGGGTGGAAATGCGACTGCGACGTTTTTCGGTTAGCTGTACCAGTTCTAGCACTTCGTACAGGCGTCGGCTACGTTTGGGGTCTCGCAGATAGTACAACCGCGCGAAATATTCCAGGTAATCCCACACGGTGAGTTCGTCGTAGAGGGGAAAGTCATCGGGGAGATATCCCAGACGACGTTTGATGTGGGGGTGGCTGTTGTCTCGCAACAAGCGATCGCCAAATAAATAAATTTCGCCGATGGTGGGTTCGGTGGCTGTGGCTAACATCCGGATGAGGTTGGTTTTCCCAGCGCCATTGGGTCCAATCAATCCGTACACTTCGCCAGTAGCAATTTGTAAATCGACGTCGTTAACGGCGATATGGCGGTCAAACCGCTTGGTGAGTTGGCGCGTTTCGACGGCTAGTTCTTGGGTCATAGGAATTTGGAGGTAGCCACGAACAGATATCGAGAGCAGCTAAGATTGAATATTACTGGATTTGGTTGCTTATGCAGCTATCGTGTTTTCATTAGAGATGCAAATATATAATGCAATTGGTAGGGGCGGTTCGCGAACTACAGGGTTTCCAAATTTCTAAATATATTCCGTTTATATTTGAGGTGAAATTACTATATTTAATTATTGTTAAGCAATTTTCTCGTTAATGTTCTGACGATTGGCAAATGGTAAATCGTTTCTACAGGCACAAATATATTTGTTTGCGATTCCAATCTAATGAAGATACTGGAATTTTCTACAATTTCCTTTTCTATAGGTGAATTTTTTGCTATACTTAAATAGATAATGGAAATATTGAAAATTTTCAAATTAAACGAAATATTCCCATTATCTAGTAATATACCCCAAAACCGCAAGCAAGTCAAGCCCCCTTGTCCCAAAAAAATTTTTTTATTATCGGACAAGGGAAATTCTCCAAAAACGCAATCCAGAAAAAAATCCCCCAAGAGTATTTTGGGGGCAAAGAAAATTCCCAAAAAGGAGGGGGAATTGATAAGGAGGGAGGGAGGAAGGTCTTCATCGACCGCTACCGCGATGGGAAGACATTTCTTCATTGCTGTTGGAGGGATTAACCTCACCAGCAAAAGCTTGGTTTTCGGTTTCTCCAATAACAGGAAAAGAGGAATTTGTGTAGATAGCGACTGGGTTCAAAGGTAAAAATAACAAGCTCCAAAGAAAAGCAGTGAAGTAGGAAGTCATATCAGAAAGCCTCGCAAAGTTCTATCCTGTGATTCGTGTTGTTGAGGCGACTATCAGGATAAATTTGTAATGGCGAGGCATCGGGTGTGGAAAAATAAAGAGAAGCTAGGTTTGCGATCGCGTTGTCTGTGCCATGGCGCATCCTGCCAGCCAAGCGGTGGTCCAAGCACTTTGAAAGTTAAAGCCGCCGGTGACAGCGTCGATATCTAGGATTTCACCAGCGAAGTAAAGATGCTGGCAGCAGCGACTTTCCATGGTTTTAAAATCTACTTCTTTTAACGAGACACCGCCACAGGTGACAAATTCTTCTTTAAAGACCCCCTTGCCAGTAATTTGATATTGACTTTGGATTAAAGCTTGCTGCAAGCGTTGGATTTCTTTATTGGAGATTTGGGACCAGCGTTTGGATAAATCAATATTTAGGGAAGCTAGCAGATACTGCCACAAGCGTTTGGGTAAACCAAAAGGACACCAAGAAGCGATCGCTTTCCGTGGCGATTGCGATCGCAACTGCTGCATAGTTTCCTTGATATGTTCCGGATTTTCTTTCGGTAGCCAATTCACCCGCAAAGGCGTTTTATAGTTACAATCGTGTAGAAACCTAGCTCCCCAAGCAGAGAGTTTCAACACAGCTGGTCCTGACAATCCCCAGTGAACGACGAGCAAAGGTCCGGTTTGCTTGAGTTTGCCTTGGGGAAGCTGTACCTGTACCGGATCGATGGTAATCCCTGCCAATGCATGCAAATCCGGGTCGTCAATATTGAAAGTAAACAAAGAAGGAACCGGCGGTTGGATTTGATGTCCTAGAGATTTGGCGAGTTCGTAACCTTGACGGCTGCTACCAGTCGCCAGCAAAACGCGATCGGCAAGTAAGGTTTCTCCGGATTTGGTGGTAACGGCGAACTGTTCCCCTTTTGGCGCGATGGTGCCTACCGCACCGGTCCTTCGGACCATCGCGGTAACCTTGGTACGAGTACGTAAAGTAACGCCAGCCGCTTCAGCCGTATCTAGCAAACATCTGGCAATGGTTTCCGAATTATCCGTGGTGGGGAACATGCGTCCGTCGGCTTCGGTTTTTAACTCGATGCCAGCCTGGCGGAACCATTCCACCGTATCCTGGGGTTGAAATCGCGCAAACGGACCGCGCAAAGCTTTGGACCCTCGGGGATAGTTTTGTGCCAATTGTGCCGGATCGAAACAAGCGTGGGTGACATTGCAACGACCTCCCCCAGAGATGCGCACTTTGGTTAAAAATTTGGAACTCGCCTCCAAAAGCGTCACTTGTGCTTGGGGATTGGTACGCGCACAAGCGATCGCACCGAAAAAGCCGGCAGCACCGCCGCCAACGACAATAACTTGCAAAGGGTCTGACATAGCTGTTTCTCGATCGTTACGGCTGCGGCGAAGAAGGGGAAGAGAGAGAATCTTCATTTTGCTCGCGCTCTCCCAGAATGCGCGTATCTATCCAATTTTGGAACGGTTTTACCTGTGCGTATGCCACCACCCCCAAAATCAACAGCAAAATCACCACCAACAAAGGCAAAAGCGGTGCCGGACGTTTCATGGTTTCTTGCCGTTGCGGTTTGATGGTGGGTTCGCAGGGGTTGTTGTTGTCTGACGAATTGTTCCCCTTGGCATTGGGTTCCGTATCGGCATCGGGGTCCACATCCAGATCGGGTTCGGGAGGTGCCAGTTCGGTAGTGGAAGCGGGGTGGCTGCCTTGGACTTGCTTTTGCACCGTAGCATTGTACCCCTTCTTGGCTTCGGAATGTTGGAGTTCTGCTGGGTCGGCAGCTGTGGGTGAAGTGGGAGAGTTTTTGGGAGAACCAACTTCTGCCACTGGCTGTAGGTCAGGGATGCTGTTTAACTGCTCCAGCAAGCGATCGCCGAGGAGTTGGTCCACTTGAAAGTCAGAAGCGTTTGCCTGACAAGCCAACACAGAAACCGTAACGTTATCGTGACCGTTTTGAAAATTGGAAATTTGAATCAAATGGTCCACAGCGGTTTTGGGGTCTACTTTGCCTTCCAAAACCGGCAGCAATTCCGACTCCCAATACTCCTCAACCAAATCGTTATCGCTCAGACCGTCGGAACACAGCAGAAAAACGCAGTCTTCATCCAGAATTAACCGCTGGATGGTGGGATGCAACACCCGTACGGAATTGGTGCCCAAAGCTTGAACCAAAGCCCCAGAAGACATTTGCCGCAGGGCATGGCGGTACAGGCAGTATCCCAAACGTACGTCTCTAGAGGCTACATCGTCATCGAGGGTAATTTGATAGCAGCGCTGCCGGGTAATGAGATAGGCACGACTATCGCCCACGTGAGTAATGTTGACCTCGTGACCGTGGACCAAAGCCATCACCAATGTAGTACCCATACGCTGCCTGCCGCGCCGGTGTTCGCTGTTGTTCCGTTCGCCGATGAGGTTGTTGGCTTCGCAAACGGCATCGTGGATTTGTTGGTTGTAGGTGGCGATGGATTCGTTGGTTTGTTCGTAGGGGGGCAACTGTTTCATGCGATCGCCAATGGTATCGATGGCGATGTGGGAAGCAATATCTCCCCCTGCATGGCCGCCAATTCCATCGCAGACAATGGTAATAGCAGCTTCCGGCTGGTCGAGGAAACTGCCGTTGGGTGGATAGCAAGCATCCTCGTTGCGCTGGCGGCTGGGTCCGGTATCGGTACTGGCAGCAACGGAAATTTGGCGGGAAGTGGTATCGGCAAACGGACTGCAAAAGGGGATAGCCCGGTCTAAAACGGCAACCAACTGTTCGGCGTTGGTGATGCGACCTTGTTGCAAATCTTGGGCAAGTTGTTCTAGAAATGGACGCACCACCGGCTGGGCATACTCGCTCCAAGCCGACCAAACACGACCCAAATCCACCAGATGAACGGGGGAATCGGAACTTTGCAGTTCCAACAAGCGCACAATGGAACCTTCCACCCGCAGGAGGTTTTCGTCAATCAGGCTGGCAGCCACGCCCTCCCTACGAAATGGGATCCATAACTGGGCAATTTGCCAGAGCCAGTTGAGCTGGCGCAGAGGCGTCGCCTCCCCAAAGGCATCCACCAAACGCGGCATGAGGTCCGAGCGAGAAGCGGCAAAAGGCGTAGGTTCCACATTGCGAATCCCGATGGGGGCTTCTTCCAGCAGCCAAATTTTTTCTTTTCCCACACTAATGCATCCGAAGACTTGCGGAACGTGCAAGCGATAGGGGAACAAACGCAGGTAGGCGGCAATGTCGTTGTTAAAGCGATCGGGAAGTTCCGGTAACAGCCCTGGCTTGGTATCTAGCACAATTTGTTCGCTTTTGAGCCAATAACGCTTGCCAATGAGGCTGCCAGGTTCGTAGTTGGCGATCGCTTTGCCAATAGCCCATAAGTAGCGTTTGGGCAAAGACATGCCGCATTTTTGGCAAAAGTTATCCGTTACCGGATTGGCAAACTGGCAAGATTGATTGGGGCACTGAATGGTTGCCGCATCATGTTCCATGAAATTTCCTCGCGCCTTGCAGCCGTTTTTTCAATCTCCTCGATGGTACCTACCACACCGGCCCTTCGGACCATCGGATGACCATCCCATGGAGGGGAGATACCTATTTCTGGATTGTAGCCTAGCCACGTCTGTAGCGTTGGTTGCGATTGTCCTGTTCTTGGAGAAGTTTCGCAACAATTTTTCTAAGTGGGTGCTTTGGTTGTCCTATAGCTATCCTAGTGGAGCGAGACGCAAAAGAAAGAAAAAAATGGAATGGCAGGAAACTGTTGCCGGCGAACCAAGTGGGCGAATTTTGCCGGTTTGGCGATATCTCTATGGAATTTTTCCAGGTTGGGCGATGGCTAAAAAAAATTTTAAAAAATCTCAAAAATCAATCGGGGAACATCAATGAAAAAACCGCCCCAGGTGGCGGAGGGTTTGCAAACCGGTCAAAATTACGCCAGCGGTCGTTAAGAATGGCTGGTTTCTAGGCTTTGGCTAGCAAGGTTTCGGCGATTTGTTGCCATTCGTCGGTTAAAGAAGCTTTGGATTCGGAACGGCCGCTGCGACCGTACCAGTAACGCGCGTTGCCAATGTCTCCTTCTTCGCGGTGGAGATAGGCATGAACCCAGGCGCTGTCAGCATCGCCGGCGTTTTGTACAATTTCGTGGGCGGTATGCCAGTTTTGCTGTTTGTCGTACCACAGTGCTTGCAGGGCTGGAGATAGCGATTTGGGACATTGCGACATTTGCAGGAATTCTTCTAAAGTCATACGCCAAGTGTTTATCTGTACGTATCTACCTGCAATTCATCCTATGACCGATCGTAGTTCATTGCGATCGCCAATGCTAGAGGTGGACACCCCTACCATTTGCGATGGGGGACCTCCATCCGGTATGGTTGTCTCGATTGGTTCAAAAGTGGAATTGTGGTAATGAGTAACGAATCTCGGGTCAAAACGGAAGAGAAGAAACAGCATTTCGATGATATTTATATGGAATCGACGCCCGTTCCGTTTAAGGAGCGGATTATCGATGCTTTAGACTATATTTCGGACAATAACAACCGAGAAACGTTCGACCGTCTCATTCTCCCTTGGTGCGAGCAGCAACAGGGCAGAAAAATTCCCTATCTCGATTTGGCTTGCTGTTTTGGGAATACCACCCTCGCGATCGCCCACAATATGACGGTGGATGAAATTCGCCAAAATTGGCAGGATACTGAATCGGCGAAGCAACCCCTTAAATCCCGCCGCCTCAACCTGCAAACCACGGGTATCGATATTTCGGAAAATGCTCTCAATTACGCCCGAAATGCCGGGATTTTTGACCGTACGATTCAAGCTGATTTAAACCAACCATCGCCCGAGAAAAAGGAAGAGGTTCTCCAAGCTATGGGAGAGGCGGATATTCTGGTTTCGACGGCGGCTTTGGTTTATTTAGAAGCAAGTGCCATCGATGAGTTGATTTCTACTTTTGCAGGAGCGCCGCGGGAAGGGTATTGTCTGGTGAATTTCCTCAATCCCTTTGGTTTGGAAAAGGCAGATGCTACCAAACGCATTCTCCTGAAACATCTGGATTTTGTGGGCAGCACTGCTACCCGCCACCGCTTGCTTTCCGATTTGGAACGGGAAAATTATCCCGGTGAGGAGTGGTCGCTGCTGGAAATTTGGGTTTTGAAACGGAACGGATAATTGTTCTTATGCTATTTCTTAAAAGTCTGCAGAAAATAAATTGAAGCATTTTTTTAGGGGCGTAACGCGTGAGCGCCCCTAAAAGAGCAATTAGAAAATCCCAGGAAATTATTGTTTTTTTTAGAAAATAGTCTCCATAAAAATCTGCTTTGAGTGGGTTGGGTATGGTGCCCTCGCTAGATTAAGAAATAATTATTCCCACTCTTCCAACTCATTGAGCTTACTTCTTACCAAAGCTGCGACACCGCGGGAAGACTCAAACGAAGCAGCCATCCAGATCAAAAATAGTCCGATTAATGTTAACAAAGCCCAAAGCCCGAAATTATACTTGCTAGCAAACATCCAGAGATGGCGAAAAACTTGAATAACAAATACCAAACCACCGACATACAGGTAGGCACGTACTCTCGTTACCAAACCACTTAAAATTAAAGCAATACCAATACCAATAACAAATAACCCCGTAAGGAAATCGCCACCAAATTGGTACAAAGCCCGGAAACCAAATATGCCGCTAGCCAGACAGCGCAACCAGTGGCGGGATTCTTGGTAGCTGGTGGATTGTAGGGCTGGGTCCACTTGAGCAACATACAGTAAAGAAGCACTGGCAAGGCCCAAATACCATAAAAGTTCCTCAACACCTTGCCCGAGAAAGATTCGCAAAACCGCCACATCCGCCAAAATAACCCCAATATAGCTAATGCGCGTACGTTGGGTTGTTTGCGCTAGCCAAACGTAAAATCCTGCCACCACCAACAAAGCAATGTTTGAGGGGAATCCTACGAACGTTACCACAGCTAGAGATGCCAGAGGCGCGATCGCACCGATCCGCTGGGCGGGTTTTGGCGACCATCCCCAGGCTTGCCAGTTGGAAGCATACAGGCGGGTGGATAGCACCGTAGCAACCACCCCTGAAAGGGTTAGCAATAGGAACGGGGGCAAAACCAACCATAACAAATAAGCGATCGCCGCAATTGCTTGCAAAAACCCCAAATAAGTCCAAAGTTCCCGCCGTCGGAAAAGGCGCGCTGGTGCATCTGCCTGCGGAAGGCGACCCTGCCAAATGGCGTAACCAGCCAAAACCATGACCACCGCGATCGAAATCCACGCACCCACCGTGGTTGCCCGAGAAGAAATTCCCCAACCCAACAAAATCGTACTGCCCAACCAGTGAATCTGGGAAAGCCCCCGCCATTGGGATTCGTTCAGCCCCAAATAAGGTCGTATCCAACGACCCAACAAAGGATACGCCCAAGCGATCGCCGCCCCCAGGGCAGCAAGAATTGCCAAACCATCGCCAAAAGCCCCCTCACCCTCGCGAGACATGGCATACAGCAAACCTTGGTAAGCAGCAATGGAAACCCCCAACATACCTGCATACCCCCACCACTTCCATCGCCCAGAACGTCGTCTACCCACACCCACCAACACCAAAGCCATGCCCAAAGCAAACCATCCCGAGGTAGCTTGGATATTCCACGGTTGCGACAGATACCAACCACCAATGGCATACATGGGGGGAATCATATGCCAGCTGGGATAGGGAATCGGCTGCCGAGTATAGCGGCACCACCCATCGCCTCCCAATTGGGTAAACAAGCCCAAAGCAATATTGGTGACCGCAAGGGGGATGGTCGAAGGGGCAACAAACAGCAACAAACTAGCCACTAGCACTTCCACCGCCCAAGCCAGGCGGAAAAATGTAAACCGTTCAACACTTTGGGATACGCGAAACGTAGATGCCAGGGTCGCGATCGCCCCAGCAAGGGCAATATTCCACTTCGGTTCCACCAATCCTGGGGTAACAAAAAACAAAACGCAGTAAAAACTAAGCAAAGCCAGCAAAATCCCAGATAGCAAAGCCGCCCAGGTATCGAGAACACCGATATAAGTGCTAGAAAGACTAGCAGTGGGCAACGCAGTGGAATGGTTGGTGGTAGCCAGCAAGCCATAGCGCACTCCCCACAAAACCAGCAACACCACCCCAGTTGCAACCAACCAATCTTCAAATTGGGCAGTGGTGGGAAAATACTGCCAAAAACTCGTTGCCGCCAGGGCAAGAAAGAAAGCAATATTCATTGCTGCCGCCGATTCGCACTGCCAGGCAATGGAAGCCTTACCCGAAGTACGGGTGGGGAGTTTTTGTTGGATTTGCCAGGTATTCACCCAAGATAAAATAGCCGCGATCGCCCATCCCAATCCGCCAATCCAAGAATGGTTGAACAGCAAGACCTGCCAAGCCACCAAAGCCGCCACGCTTAGCCAGGCAGAGCGAGACATACGTTCGGCATTGCGGGCAGTTTTCTGACTTTGAGCAACGCCAGTCAACCCCAAAGGCACGACAATCCATGCCAGGTGAACTTGGGTGTCACCATGGAGAAAATTGAACAGATAGCTGCTCGCCGCCAGTGCAATTCCTACATACCAGGCACTGCGGGCAATGTAGGGCAATTGCAGCCAAGACAAAAACAGTGGGCGCTTCCGCCGAGGGCGACCGAGATGTCGGGATAAGCCGGCAACCACCACCAGCAACCATTCCGCCAGACTACCGCCCAAAAATATTAGCGACCAACTGGGAATGG
The sequence above is drawn from the Geitlerinema sp. PCC 9228 genome and encodes:
- a CDS encoding ABC transporter permease subunit, which gives rise to MLYTAFDRFSNWNPQLFRELKERLTVRNVGITVAASLLGQFIVWLGFFGTLPSESSPGQTQYCLQETGQGKCLQDAAGNYLIDWVEWWQDMFFAESTIVIFISIGVGTYMLINNLNREERRGTLDFLRLTPRSTATILTGKMLGVPILLYLFLACALPFHIFSGLSAQISLGWILVFYLILIGGCCFFYSAAHLFSLLGTSGSLQAWLGGGLAIASLWLLNWSLPDGSYFIRNNISDGFSWFSPSIVFPYLVPEVFDAKVTEDLADLQWFYLPLGSNSSLFVLFALANYGVWSYWIWQSIRRRFQQPSGTWLSKAQSYGLVLCFQLFWLGFTFQNQAKLYYVFYPNLFILLLVNFILLLVLMVALSPHRQTIQDWARYEMPSRYRGSMVRRFSRWQTWLLGEKSPAPVAIAINIGMTTLLLLLWIAIVTHGKYDMDKMIAGLVVFFAALLLVSYALIVQLCLLAKTPKRSFLAAAALAGVMVVPLLVLGISGEQNSILWLFSLAPWEVLYYDVSIFTILGGLVGHFAAIATLGWMLKRQLRLAGESQTKTLLAGNSSHRN
- a CDS encoding ABC transporter ATP-binding protein produces the protein MTQELAVETRQLTKRFDRHIAVNDVDLQIATGEVYGLIGPNGAGKTNLIRMLATATEPTIGEIYLFGDRLLRDNSHPHIKRRLGYLPDDFPLYDELTVWDYLEYFARLYYLRDPKRSRRLYEVLELVQLTEKRRSRISTLSRGMKQRLSLARTIIHEPILLLLDEPVSGLDPIARMQFRDIIKWLREAGMTILISSHVLSDLAELCTSVGIMEMGYLVESTTLQQLYQRLSHQQIRIATLGNIDALKSELKNHPQVEGWEEADGNGCLRVNFSGTPEDSADLLRTLVQAKIPLREFSPTSENLETIFLKLGHKQAS
- a CDS encoding NAD(P)/FAD-dependent oxidoreductase — encoded protein: MSDPLQVIVVGGGAAGFFGAIACARTNPQAQVTLLEASSKFLTKVRISGGGRCNVTHACFDPAQLAQNYPRGSKALRGPFARFQPQDTVEWFRQAGIELKTEADGRMFPTTDNSETIARCLLDTAEAAGVTLRTRTKVTAMVRRTGAVGTIAPKGEQFAVTTKSGETLLADRVLLATGSSRQGYELAKSLGHQIQPPVPSLFTFNIDDPDLHALAGITIDPVQVQLPQGKLKQTGPLLVVHWGLSGPAVLKLSAWGARFLHDCNYKTPLRVNWLPKENPEHIKETMQQLRSQSPRKAIASWCPFGLPKRLWQYLLASLNIDLSKRWSQISNKEIQRLQQALIQSQYQITGKGVFKEEFVTCGGVSLKEVDFKTMESRCCQHLYFAGEILDIDAVTGGFNFQSAWTTAWLAGCAMAQTTRSQT
- a CDS encoding protein phosphatase 2C domain-containing protein: MEHDAATIQCPNQSCQFANPVTDNFCQKCGMSLPKRYLWAIGKAIANYEPGSLIGKRYWLKSEQIVLDTKPGLLPELPDRFNNDIAAYLRLFPYRLHVPQVFGCISVGKEKIWLLEEAPIGIRNVEPTPFAASRSDLMPRLVDAFGEATPLRQLNWLWQIAQLWIPFRREGVAASLIDENLLRVEGSIVRLLELQSSDSPVHLVDLGRVWSAWSEYAQPVVRPFLEQLAQDLQQGRITNAEQLVAVLDRAIPFCSPFADTTSRQISVAASTDTGPSRQRNEDACYPPNGSFLDQPEAAITIVCDGIGGHAGGDIASHIAIDTIGDRMKQLPPYEQTNESIATYNQQIHDAVCEANNLIGERNNSEHRRGRQRMGTTLVMALVHGHEVNITHVGDSRAYLITRQRCYQITLDDDVASRDVRLGYCLYRHALRQMSSGALVQALGTNSVRVLHPTIQRLILDEDCVFLLCSDGLSDNDLVEEYWESELLPVLEGKVDPKTAVDHLIQISNFQNGHDNVTVSVLACQANASDFQVDQLLGDRLLEQLNSIPDLQPVAEVGSPKNSPTSPTAADPAELQHSEAKKGYNATVQKQVQGSHPASTTELAPPEPDLDVDPDADTEPNAKGNNSSDNNNPCEPTIKPQRQETMKRPAPLLPLLVVILLLILGVVAYAQVKPFQNWIDTRILGEREQNEDSLSSPSSPQP
- a CDS encoding class I SAM-dependent methyltransferase — encoded protein: MSNESRVKTEEKKQHFDDIYMESTPVPFKERIIDALDYISDNNNRETFDRLILPWCEQQQGRKIPYLDLACCFGNTTLAIAHNMTVDEIRQNWQDTESAKQPLKSRRLNLQTTGIDISENALNYARNAGIFDRTIQADLNQPSPEKKEEVLQAMGEADILVSTAALVYLEASAIDELISTFAGAPREGYCLVNFLNPFGLEKADATKRILLKHLDFVGSTATRHRLLSDLERENYPGEEWSLLEIWVLKRNG